Sequence from the Osmia bicornis bicornis chromosome 13, iOsmBic2.1, whole genome shotgun sequence genome:
CTTCCGTTATCGACAGTCCGGTTTCGAATGCTTCCTGCATGATTGTTCTCGTCGAAACCGATACGTTAAACGTCGAATTTTGTTGAGGATATGCCGGCGTAATTATTGGCATCAAGTGATACCTATCCGATATATTAACCTTGAggaagaaatttattatattacgaaGCTTCTGTTACTCTAAAACAAGAAAATTTATGCGGTGTATAAATGAAACAAGGTTCCTTACTCTTGGATCCCAAACTGGAAAACCTAAATTAACATTGTCAGGCTGCTTTAAAAGTACTGGCTGTGGCCATTTCCACTGAGAAAATACAAggaaaaatttttctattaacgTCGCCGCAACGGCATTAGGATAAAGTTGACACGTTCTTGCAACCAACATTGCCCAAGATACACCTCCTAGATATCCTAGCACATTACTATATATACCGTGTCCTATGAATAAACAAGTAAAATGAGATGTTAGAAAAATGTACGTTTCATCGTGCGATGTGTGATCTTTAAAAAATCGTCTTACTCTTTGCCCACAATTTAATAGCTCTTAAAGCCAGCctaaaattttctatattagGTACTAAACGTAATATTTCATCAGTTACTCTGCACCCATTAAGACTTCTCACACATTTCTGATCGAGATTTTTCAGAAGCATATCATCCCTTAGATCCTACATGAACGAAAAAGATAGAGTTATTAGATCTATGGCTGGGAAACAGAAAGTAGACTTCTCTTTAATAATCTACTAACCATTGAATCAGGGATTTCTTTAAGAGCTAGTTTTGCAAACAGCATGTCAATCTCAATACCATCAAAGTTCATTTTGATTACTGGTACAAATGCTTCTTCCACTGcctaaaagatattaaatgaCATAACTAAATAACTGTAAAACTTgtatttttctaattgatgCATTTTATATAAGACACACTGATGACAGTATTCATCATAGAATCCTACATTCTCTGTTGACTATTGATCTAAATATAAATCACTACTTACTGTGCAAGAGCTATGTGAAAAGAAACAGGTGTTAAATGAACAattgattaatattatttgatcATTCATAAAATACCTACCCTCAAGTCAGTCACTTCTTCTTGCATTTTCAGTAATTCAAAGAAGGATGTAAAGTAATCCGACCTATAGATGTGACGGGGTACAACACATAGGGCATCTATATCAGCACCTTTGTGGTGTACCCCTAACCTATATGAACCGAAAGTATATATTTTACCGCCAACTTGTTCAGCAACATTAGGTGGCATATTTCTGGCAATACTTGTGTCCTTTATCCACTGCTTCACCAATGCATTCAATTTGCTAAATAAGATGAAAACTTAATGTAATGTACAATACCCAGTATTTGATATGGTGATAAGCATAGatgtttaaagaaaaacaccTTAAAATTTCCATTCTATGATTTAGTTCTTCTTCTGATTCAAATACATTGTATGGCTTTAATGCTTCCTTTAATTCATTTGTCCTAGTAAGGTCACTGGGTTTTGGTTCTGCTACACTTATAGCAGATGTCATACCCAATGTACGTagattcttttcttcttttgaaGCATTTGAGTTGGAGTTGTTTCCTTGTGATGACCACATTTTGGAATTTGTTTACTTTATTCCAGATCTAGAACATAATTGATCATGTTTAAACATACAGCCATATATGCTAATAAGATATACATACACGGGGAATAAAGCTTAATAGTATAAAGGGATTGTATTACAACATATATAAACTGTttaggaaataaaagaattttattcatgataaaattaaaaccaATAATTAAGTATCTctacaattgaaaataattttaaatacatttagGATTATTGTGATATCTAAAACATAACAGAACAAAATAGatagataaaaatataaatttttaattgaattctaTGTATAATGATACAAGTACACAAGGGGAAATAAACAAGAATTGCCTACTGTGGTATCTAAGTACATACAAACAAAACTCTGACTATTCTTacacaaatatttaattgaaattctagGTATATCATTTCTCAATACTTTTTATTCATCTCTTATAATTCTACAATAACATTAAGATGCACTGATCAACATGCAtagaaacaagaaaaaataaagGTTTTAAATACATACAATTGGTATggttttataaatgaaagaaaaaagaaaacagaacaAAGTATAAAGGAGAAtgagaatgaaaatgaatacaTTTATTTCACAGAAGCAATTTTACAACATACGCAAACATTCTTGAATAGTTATTGTGATTCGTACAATTGTCTCTCCTACAACGCGGTACACGTGGTAGAGAATACGTAGAAACGTGGACGTGTCGCGGTTTCGTTAGATTCTTACCGCTTAATATTTTGTCAAAGATGCAATGACATGATAGAGATAGAGAAACTTCGGACGTGTTGTCAGGTTATAAAACGCGCAAAATGCTTGTGCTAAAGATGCATCACATCCATCCAATGTACGTGGACGATTCCTGAAAAGGAAATTGTACTCCTAGCGTGAATAGCACGTTCTTAGGGCACTCTTTACTCTCAAAGCAGCTTGAACAACTTGTAAACAATTTATGAGGTAGCAAAAGAATCCCGAGAAACGAAGGTCCATAAGTCATAAAATTGTTCGCGTCTACCAGATTATTTCATGTACTCCCTGATAAAAACAATTCGTCCACAATTATAATGTAAAGGAGACTTCACACTTAGGACACTTCGCACCACGGTGTATcgtgtaaataaataattaaacgttactatttgaaaataatggaTAACACGTATACCCGCACTAAACCACCTACGGTATAAACATGGCTTCTCCTCACGGCTTGCTTTAAACGTGGAACACCAGGTGGCTAGAAGTGCATCCGGTCCGGATGTTCCCATGATGCACCTCACGCGCCATCTTCCGCCGTAGTTGGCGTCGGAAAAGTGGAAAGTTTGTACCGGAGGTGTTTTCGAGCAAATATAACTGAAATATTACTGTTTTATTCCTGTAAGTTGCCATTTGAGTTACGTATATTTTGTAGATGAAAGATTTAGTCATAACAGGGTCATTAATTTCAGAAATTCAATTCAACATGACATACAAAATTGTAAATGGAGGAATTGCGTTGCGGAGATTGTTTTACCGCGCTATTGAGGTTCTTCAAGGTATGTAACTTATGATCTGCATCATAAATGTGCTTTCATTGTTACATTTACCGTTATTTAGATTAATTTATAACTTTCTCAAATCATGCACATGAATTCTTTTACCGCTTATGAATTTGATTAAATCAATGCTTAAAGTATCTCAACATTTAAACTCTGATGATATCTCAGtacaaaatgataaaaaacgCGTTCTCGTTTTTGAGTAACAACGTTTGTACAACGTGTTTGTTGCAAACATTAAATAGCAGAGTTCATTAACTAAAAAAcctatattaatattcataagtatattgtattttcaattttgtatctATTCACTACGGAAAATCTACTTCCGTAGTGATCATTATcattttgcattattatttcttGAGAAAAAAAACTCGAAAATTCATATAGGTTAAGGAAAGGAAATCAAATCAACGTTTAAAACATCGATCACAATACAATTTTATAGACTCATATATTTCATGATATGATGAATAAAATAGGTACATTAATCGATTGTGGATGTTAgatacattttaaataattctaattatatcattttttgttaaaattaatcattttcaattattttataagatATATATTACTTGATAATAGGCGCTATTTAGTTCCGAGTTCTTCCGAGAGATGGCGCAATAGGACTTGTTTTTTGTGGCGGTTTTTTACCTTTTACTATTCAAACGCTGattctattttcttattttcatctATTCTTTTTGACGTTAGTGTAAAGAACAATTAGAAGAAATGAAGAAAGCTTCTAGTTAAATACGAATGAGCAGGTCatatatttttacttattttttaaatatttagtCGAAACGAGTAGTCCGTTCCTTTTGTTCTCCAGAAGTGCGTTAGAAGTCGTACCGTTTCATGGATAATTTTGCTATCCGTTGGCTACTTCCTTCcgttcgtttatttttcttgttttcttcTCGTCGGCGGTATCCTGTACGCAGGAACGCTCGAAATAAAAGGTAGATGAAAACGAGTCGTCGCGTAGCTCGAGTTTCATTTGCGGCCGAGAGTTAAGCTTGTGCACCCACGGGGCTGCTTCAGACAGAACGCTTACTAGCCACTGCTAAATTAGCACCGGAATTAATCTCCATCCACTCTCGCATTCTACACGATTCACGTATTCTCTCGACGAACGTCTGAGCGTTCGAAGGAATACAGTAATTTGCACTTTCACTCTTTCTTCTGTTTCTGTACTCGCATCGGTTACTCGCTTTTCTTGATACAGTTCGATAACAGACCCAGAGAAAATCATGGTATGAATTCTTTTTTGTGTCATTTCTTTCGTAAAGAATTACGAAGATTTTCCTTGTCGTTGGTTCATTTAACACCAACGTATCTTTTCGCCGTTATTACTCGTCGTGTATCGCTCGGGAAATCTCAGGGATAACGAGAGGTCCTGGAATTAAAGGACTGCAAGATTCGTACCCTTCGAGATCGCGAGGAATAATTGATTTTTCCCAAGGGTTAGCATAAAAATGTGCAAGGGATGTATCTCAATTTCTAGCCATGCAAAAGTATAATTTCGGGTTACACAGTATTCGattcattatttaaagttattttaagatattttatttaaaattattttcatcagTGATAAGGATAAAAATATCTACTTACCTgagtaaaatgaataaatttcaaaataccaATTTCAATTGATTTAAATTAATCGAATTCTTGGATACGACATTTCGTGCCTTCTGTGTTTTCCTTTTATATCGATCCTCTAGAACGCGCTCGGTGTCAGCAATTTTCGTCGTCTTTTCTTAGCGTTATCGTCGCTTCGAGTTGGTCAGCTTTTTGTTTCGACCGAGTCGCGTCAAAACCCTAGATCAGCGTCTTTTTcatccttcttcctcttcgtgTTTCGATCGTTCAGATTCCCGTATCTTCCCTGCAACTTTTCTAGGTCACCGGTACCATTTCAAGCGTTCCCATTTCGTTCGAACAGTCCTGTACCTTGACTTTTCTTTCGCTACGGAATAATCCTTGCACTCATCCGATGCCAGggatatttcattttttatcaaCCCCGTAAAGTGCGTCGTGTTAGAAAATTGTGTACCAGTCGCTCGACGAACGACGTGGCTTTAATTAAGACCCGCGAAAATCTCGTCGTGTCGCCTTAATTAAAACCGTAAACGCGAGAAGTCCGAGTGAGCAACGGTTTTAAGAAGCGTTAAAAATCCTCCTCAAACGTGGATTGCTTCCTTTGCCAGATattaatataaacaaaaattttgtcAAGGCATGTCGGATCCTCTGTATTTCAAAATCCCTCGGTTGATATACAAGAAGGTAATACAAGCGTCCATTGTGCGCGAGCACATCAGCTTCCATTCCCGATTTCACCGTCACAAGGAAAAAAGTCAGCTAGACGATAGTAAATCTCGGATAATCCCTCGCGACTTAATGTCAAGCGAAGCTCCATCATCGTGGAAGTAATCTTCAGTATTCAAAACTGAACCTCTTCAGCACCTTTGAGGTGAAATGTTCGGTATACGGTCGAAATCATTGttcattataaattgaattgaaaattatgcGTTCCTATAGTAATCTTTCGTGAAATATTCGCATTTGGTTAAAAATATGTACCCCTCGACTGGCAGTTCGTTATTTAGCGTATCGGTTCGAATGCGGATACCACGATGCGGCTGAATTATGCCACGAATACTAATGACCAGGGCCGACCATTGAAAAATGGTGTATTTTCGAGTTTCGCTTCGTTCGGCGCGGAACTCGTTAATAGGTCAACCGATAATTTCAATGCGGCGTGCTAATCCTTGGCTATCGATACGACTTCATCGACAAAGCAAGAATAATGCGCAACACCGTCCAGAATCGAGTTATACCGTGCAACCCTTTTAATCCTGTTGCTTTATTGTTTTAATGCATTTCTTTTCATCCACATATGGGTGGCATAATAGTCAACTTATTAATAGGATATTGtcaaaaattacataaattgaaaaatgtgtTAGACAAGTTTCTGCTCCTCCTTCAAGTGTGatcgaaaattgaattattcgtTCATAACAATGCACACGTTTCGTAGTTACGTATACATATGGAGGGTGAAGCACGTTCGTTCATAATTTTGATCGAATAGGAATTAATTCACATGCTCATTAGCGCGTCGATTCGAAATACCTGTAAATAATCACGCCGTATTGCTTCAGCTCGTAAGTCAGTTGCTACGTTTGCCTGTGGTCAGTAATTACAATCACATGATATCCAATGAATTTTGATTCTCTATCCGACGATTAGTCATGCCAGAGAAATGAGTAATTGAAACAGTTGGGATCGAATGTGTGatctaaatgaaaattaataggTCGCGTTGCTTCCGTAATAATGATCGTTATCAACGTATATAGCGAGTCGCAGAAGTATTCCCTCTCAGTTAATGACATGTTGATTGTCGTGTTATTCCTATTTCGGTAATACTTGAATTTTCATAGGAATTCATCACCCATATGGTATTAGAAATGATGGATAATAGGGATAGCGAAGCATTGCGAAAATAAACACTTCAACTAGTGTAAATCGTAGattattgcaatttattttgTAGATAAGAGTAGTTGGCTTGAAGTAAGTCTGGACTGACAGTAGATTTATGCTCACAGGTCAGACGCAAGTAGTACGAGCAACCACTAGTCAGCCACTGTGGACGACATAGGCGACACCGCAATCGCAAGTATGCCAACGGTCTGGTGAGTCCTATATTACTATCAACAAATTtgttatcattttattataaaaaaaggCTGCATGCTCGCAATTATATCAGACGAAAAGCCTATTTTTTGACTCCAAATGTGGGTCACCTATTTTTCATAGTATAATACTTTTTAACTTGAAAGTATAAACACTCATGAAAAAAACATGAGCCtgctttaaaaattaaaaaacagtttttctttacatttaattaacgTTATTATATGAAACAAGATATGCTTTACAAATCTGTGAATCGTGCATATTTACCATAATTTTTAAAGCGTATTTACTTTACTGTGAACAATGCAATCTCACCGCGACGGGCTacgaaatataaaatagaatttcaacaAAATCCGTGTCAGTGCACCGGTGCAGCTGTGAACACAAATTCCTCGTAAACGTTAGATACATTTTCTGTAATACGACGCGATTTCAAGTACAAATCGTGTTGTACAAAATCGTTGATCGGTACGCGGTGTTCGTGTAACGCAACACGTACACGTGTAATCGTATTGCGAAACGAGAAGTTTTCTACGTTTTGCAACCAACAAGAGCTGATTTTCGTGTTTCCTACGGCGAGGAGTTACTGTTCGCCTCGTTTTGCCGACGTCAATACCGTCTGTCTTCATTTATGCGCTTCTATAAAGCGGAAGCCGAACGTTCGTTCGTCGGACGTCAGACGAGATGAGAGGAAGTAATGCACGGGGTTATGGCTTCCTTTGTTTCAAGACCCCGAGAAAATTCTAACTAAATTACAATCTCCCTCGGATAGTAATATAAACGTTaacattgtttcttttttaaatcgaatgaattttattataattgcgATGGGTTCtgcatttttacaaaaattttacaatagaTTATTCAATTTGCAAGCTAAAATCTGCAGCTAGAAATTTAAAGTATGAAGagaatttcttatttaaattattcttaatttttccaACTTCATGCTCATATCTTTAGAGACCCATTCAAACTTTCCTACGTTCGCCCTTGTAATTTAAGCATATTACTTGTTATACTTTTAGCAAAGTTTTATCgtataatattgtaatatagTAATATGTTATATTAACAGGAGCAGAGTTAAGTTTATACACGAAAAGTGTTCAGGTGAAAAGCTTCTATAAGAactttcttttgaaatttatgttcTATCACCTCTCGTTactatgatttttaattaatatttccatTCGATGTTCGCATGAATGGTtctcattcattcattcgttCTTTGAATAAGAACGAAGAGTTTATCTTCGAAGGCTGAAAAGGTACGTCAGTGGTACAAAATGGAAAACGGCTGGATAAGCATGTCCATTACAAACTCTTGGATATTGTCATGATTAACATCTTGCAGATATTACACAATAACGCAAGGACATCTGCTCGCCTTGATATTAACTCAGATTTCCTCGCGGGGAAATATCGTTCTCGCAAATATCCCTGTCGTAACTTTGCACAGGGATGCACGTAAGTGCATTTTCTCCAGTGCTCAGCATAGGAAACGTAAAATACGAGTCTCTTGGCTGCTCGAAATCCTCCTGTTCATGAATAAATAGATCGAGCTGGATGAACTTTGACATGGTAAACATGATTCTCCTTGCTCTTCGAACTGTCTTCATTTGCGGCATCAGTATCATGCTCTTTCATGGCTAAATCGTTTTCGAGAAATAAACAGTCCTCCTGAACGAAGgctgtattttaaaaatattttatactttgtgttttaataattttccaaatatATTGAACGAATGATGGTTAAACACCATTGAGTTCACATTTTCGTCCATCATTTGATGAAACAATCGATAAAGTTTCAGCTTTTCCGGCTTACGTTTTCAATCTTTGCTGCTCCGGAAGCAGAAAGTTCGCTTAAACGGAGGATCCATTAAGTTGGAGTTCTCATTTACTCGAGATTTTACCAATTCATGGCTGTAATATCCAACCAGATATATAAACGAATCTAATTTCTCAACTTGTAATGGATAACTGACGATgtaatttttcctctactttcttttttcttccttcctcttcGTATTTTTGTATTCACTGTTGCTCGTTTTAAATATCACGAAACATAgccaatttatttatacagaGATTGTGTAGATGGAAAATTGAACTGAAGGAAGTGACAGTGCTCATTAGACGAACGCTTCTGCCTGTAATAATCTCCTTATTCTAGAATTCTATTCATTCTCAGCGCAAAACCGATTCAGAATAGTAGAGGGTGGCATTCGTGAACGACTGTGCCGAACTATTAATCTTCCGGCTCTTTGATGTCGAGCAAACCATCGAATTTCTCAAAGTAACGCAAGATTCTTCCGGAAGAATGTTCATACCTTCTTCTGCCCGTACCTTCCGATCCGCACAAAATCCTGTCTCTTCTCGATCGCAAAGGGATTCTTCCGATATTTACCAGAAGGAACGAACGAGACGATGATTCCTCACAATCTTTGTCTTCTAAATTGTTGCACGCCTTTGAAAAATGCGTATCAAAGACACACATTGCTGATGAATATTGTTAAACCAGAAGGTTTTATTGTTTTAACAGAAGTGTTGCACACACACTCTTGGAATTAAACCTTCACCATTGTGCACGTGCAATGGGGAAAGGTTTGCTGGATAATCGAAAGAGGAGGTACGTGTCGGTGCAAAATCGCGTGGAGAGGTCGGAACGGGAGGAAAGGATGTGCATTATCGCGGTaaagaggaaggaagaaaaggaatATAGCAAGTGGCAAATGCTCTTGATCCATCGCACACAACCGGTCACCGTTACCCCGCATATTTCTGTCGATTTGTGCGACGTTTGCATAGCTGAGATTgcattttacttttaaatccTTCTCGTGCAACTGGCCACCCTgggcgttttttttttcttcttcctcttcgtccTCCAATCGAAGATTTCTCCCTCGTCATTTCATAAGTTATGGCGACGAACGATATTCCATTTTTGCCAAATGGAAGCCTTCCTCCTACCTTTTTCTATCCACTTCCACGGTCTTTTCACCTCTTAAGCCAGTTGTGAGCCCTCCGACGATAATATCCTTTGAACGGAGATACTCTTCTTCTGAGGATTTCTTGTAATATCCGACGGCAGAGGgcaagaaagaaattttctatGAAATTCATCCAGTCACCGGTCATAATTAAACGCGGGATCGTCTTATAGGGTATTATTTAAACGAATTCTGTTATGAGGATCTTTTGACGAGCATCGCGATCAGTCCTTGTGACGGAGGAACCCTGTCAAATGAAACTTTCGATAGTTTTATCGCGgcaattaacgcgttaaaattagttataatGAGAAAAGGAAGAGCGATAAGCCGCGACAGTTATTCGGTGGTCGCTGGTCGACGCTGCGAAATATCCGATCCGCTCTAATTATACCGAACAGTTAATAAAAACATTCTGGCCGTCGGCCAGTCGGTTTCGGATCGGGCCAGTGGATACGGTACGATCAGAAAAGGGGTAGCTGGTTTGATGGAAAAAGTTGCTGACACAACTGGTCCCGGCCTATAACATCGTGAGGAGAGGGTGTACGAGCCAGCGAATCGCGTCGTCTGCAGGTTAAACTCGCCGGTATACGATTAAATCCATTGTCACGGCAATCGAGGTGAAATGTTTCCGATGCATTAATAACGCATAAATGTCAGTGAAGGTAGTAGCTTGTGGCACGTTGCCAAAACGTTAGCACCGAGCTACGTTTCAAGCTTCGTCTATTTAGGAAATCCATCATTCTCGAACGGTCAGCCGTCGTTGGTACCTTCGAGCTGATAAATACGCGGGCTCGTTGATGCTCGTTAACTTTGACCACGCTCGTTTCGTTTCTGTTAAGAGGAACATAGGTTCGGCTTTACAGAGTTCGGATACCGGTGCCGGCTGATCGATAGACGCGTAAAATCATTTGCCCGAACGAATTCGAACGGTCCCGGGGCTTGTTTCAACCCTCGTTTACTCCTCGTTCGCGCGTTATAGGGAAGGATCCTAAGAAAGAGGGGATAAATTCAGCAcaccattttttatttaaaatagaaaataaaaaataaaatgttctcgcatttttttttctaattttaacgAATCGCCACTGATTAGAGGAAAACAACCCTCGGTACTCTAGTATAGTTTATAGACACACTCTAATTACATTCAAAGCTTTCAACAGATGATACTAACTGTTGTACATACGTGATATTTCATTTACTGGTAGATGCTCAAAACTTTCTAATAGAGTTTCCTAGGTTGCACTGCTATGATATAAATTACTTCTCCTGGGGATAGTAAAGCATTGAAATCAGTTACTATCCAGCTCCAAAGTAATACTTAACTAATTCAGAAGCTCATTTGCCGATTTCCAATAAATCATATCCTACTGACatcaaaatttctaattcGATTATTTTTGATTTCAAAACATTACACTGTGAGATGtcctttatttattattcaaaaggaaaagtatattattcatttttctccGAGAGTGTTGAATATGTATCCTGGTAACTAATTAAAAACTTCATGCGAAAAACATGAGCTGGAAATCCATTATTCCATGGTATCGGACGATGTCCTAGTTTTTGAACCGGTAAATACACGTACTCGTCGATGCTTGTTAACTTC
This genomic interval carries:
- the LOC114877022 gene encoding poly(A) polymerase type 3 isoform X3; amino-acid sequence: MWSSQGNNSNSNASKEEKNLRTLGMTSAISVAEPKPSDLTRTNELKEALKPYNVFESEEELNHRMEILSKLNALVKQWIKDTSIARNMPPNVAEQVGGKIYTFGSYRLGVHHKGADIDALCVVPRHIYRSDYFTSFFELLKMQEEVTDLRAVEEAFVPVIKMNFDGIEIDMLFAKLALKEIPDSMDLRDDMLLKNLDQKCVRSLNGCRVTDEILRLVPNIENFRLALRAIKLWAKRHGIYSNVLGYLGGVSWAMLVARTCQLYPNAVAATLIEKFFLVFSQWKWPQPVLLKQPDNVNLGFPVWDPRVNISDRYHLMPIITPAYPQQNSTFNVSVSTRTIMQEAFETGLSITEEIIMGKATWDKLFEPPNFFGKYKHYIVLLARSLSPEDQLEWCGLVESKIRHLIGTLERNPHITLAHVNPEAFPPLEPEPEGHCSMWFIGLLFAKSENLNVDLTYDIKSFVDSIQRQAEQLSVLKEGMWIEAKHVKRKDLHTYVSPSLLRRERKVSGSVHKNGNIAGNGNNGSVSPRNQGEPVNRKRLSDQTTDSCGKKRRVNDNEQQVTQEGPTGASTVAQEGYVCT
- the LOC114877022 gene encoding poly(A) polymerase type 3 isoform X2, whose translation is MWSSQGNNSNSNASKEEKNLRTLGMTSAISVAEPKPSDLTRTNELKEALKPYNVFESEEELNHRMEILSKLNALVKQWIKDTSIARNMPPNVAEQVGGKIYTFGSYRLGVHHKGADIDALCVVPRHIYRSDYFTSFFELLKMQEEVTDLRAVEEAFVPVIKMNFDGIEIDMLFAKLALKEIPDSMDLRDDMLLKNLDQKCVRSLNGCRVTDEILRLVPNIENFRLALRAIKLWAKRHGIYSNVLGYLGGVSWAMLVARTCQLYPNAVAATLIEKFFLVFSQWKWPQPVLLKQPDNVNLGFPVWDPRVNISDRYHLMPIITPAYPQQNSTFNVSVSTRTIMQEAFETGLSITEEIIMGKATWDKLFEPPNFFGKYKHYIVLLARSLSPEDQLEWCGLVESKIRHLIGTLERNPHITLAHVNPEAFPPLEPEPEGHCSMWFIGLLFAKSENLNVDLTYDIKSFVDSIQRQAEQLSVLKEGMWIEAKHVKRKDLHTYVSPSLLRRERKVSGSVHKNGNIAGNGNNGSVSPRNQGEPVNRKRLSDQTTDSCGKKRRVNDNEQQVTQGEDGSLVVQSCGEDSNSGFSLDEYKQTLTAAKDVRHCTYNEQ
- the LOC114877022 gene encoding poly(A) polymerase type 3 isoform X1; translation: MWSSQGNNSNSNASKEEKNLRTLGMTSAISVAEPKPSDLTRTNELKEALKPYNVFESEEELNHRMEILSKLNALVKQWIKDTSIARNMPPNVAEQVGGKIYTFGSYRLGVHHKGADIDALCVVPRHIYRSDYFTSFFELLKMQEEVTDLRAVEEAFVPVIKMNFDGIEIDMLFAKLALKEIPDSMDLRDDMLLKNLDQKCVRSLNGCRVTDEILRLVPNIENFRLALRAIKLWAKRHGIYSNVLGYLGGVSWAMLVARTCQLYPNAVAATLIEKFFLVFSQWKWPQPVLLKQPDNVNLGFPVWDPRVNISDRYHLMPIITPAYPQQNSTFNVSVSTRTIMQEAFETGLSITEEIIMGKATWDKLFEPPNFFGKYKHYIVLLARSLSPEDQLEWCGLVESKIRHLIGTLERNPHITLAHVNPEAFPPLEPEPEGHCSMWFIGLLFAKSENLNVDLTYDIKSFVDSIQRQAEQLSVLKEGMWIEAKHVKRKDLHTYVSPSLLRRERKVSGSVHKNGNIAGNGNNGSVSPRNQGEPVNRKRLSDQTTDSCGKKRRVNDNEQQVTQGEDGSLVVQSCGEDSNSGFSLDEYKQTLTAAKDEGPTGASTVAQEGYVCT